The Kitasatospora setae KM-6054 genome contains a region encoding:
- a CDS encoding L-threonylcarbamoyladenylate synthase translates to MAKYFDVHPETPQPRTVSTVVASIRDGALIAYPTDSCFALGCRLDNRDGLDRIRTIRKLDERHHFTLMCEDFAQLGRFVQLDNNVFRAIKAATPGSYTFILPATKEVPRRLLHPKKKTVGVRIPDHAVTRALLAELGEPLVSSTLLLPGEEEPMTQGWEIKERLDHVLDAVVDSGDCGTVPTTVVDFSDGTAEIVRYGAGDPERFE, encoded by the coding sequence ATGGCGAAGTACTTCGACGTGCACCCCGAGACGCCCCAGCCGCGCACCGTCTCCACCGTGGTGGCGAGCATCCGGGACGGCGCCCTCATCGCGTACCCCACCGACTCCTGCTTCGCGCTCGGCTGCCGACTGGACAACCGGGACGGGCTGGACCGGATCCGCACCATCCGCAAGCTCGACGAGCGCCACCACTTCACCCTGATGTGCGAGGACTTCGCCCAGCTGGGCAGGTTCGTCCAGCTCGACAACAACGTCTTCCGGGCGATCAAGGCCGCCACCCCCGGCAGCTACACCTTCATCCTCCCCGCCACCAAGGAGGTGCCGCGCCGGCTGCTGCACCCCAAGAAGAAGACCGTCGGCGTCCGCATCCCCGACCACGCGGTCACCCGGGCGCTGCTCGCCGAGCTCGGCGAGCCGCTGGTCTCCAGCACCCTGCTGCTGCCCGGCGAGGAGGAGCCGATGACCCAGGGCTGGGAGATCAAGGAGCGCCTCGACCACGTCCTCGACGCGGTCGTCGACTCCGGCGACTGCGGGACGGTGCCGACCACGGTGGTCGACTTCTCGGACGGCACCGCCGAGATCGTCCGGTACGGCGCGGGGGACCCGGAGCGCTTCGAGTAA
- a CDS encoding replication-associated recombination protein A has translation MDEPDLFTHAAEERQSTEPGRAPLAVRMRPRTLDEVAGQRQLLKDGSPLRRLVAGSKGPAATSSVILWGPPGTGKTTLAHVISQAVEGRFVELSAITHGVKEVRAVIDGARRAVGMSGRETVLFLDEIHRFSKAQQDSLLPAVENRWVTLIAATTENPYFSVISPLLSRSLLLTLESLTDEDVRILLRRATADERGLGGSVELSPEAEDHLVRLAGGDARRALTTLEAAAGAALEQGEKVLTLAATETAVNQAAVRYDRDGDQHYDVASALIKSIRGSDVDATLHYLARMIEAGEDPRFIARRLMISASEDVGLADPTALPTAVAAAQAVALIGFPEARIILSQAAIALALAPKSNAAYLAIDAALADVRQGLAGAVPAHLRDAHYGGAKKIGHGKGYQYPHDLPEGIAAQQYAPDEVHGKEYYRPTRRGGEARYADIAEWTRARLKGE, from the coding sequence GTGGACGAGCCCGACCTTTTCACGCACGCCGCCGAGGAACGCCAGAGCACCGAGCCGGGGCGCGCCCCGCTCGCGGTGCGGATGCGGCCGCGGACGCTGGACGAGGTGGCCGGGCAGCGGCAGCTGTTGAAGGACGGCTCGCCGCTGCGCCGGCTGGTCGCCGGGTCGAAGGGCCCGGCGGCGACCAGCTCGGTGATCCTGTGGGGCCCGCCGGGAACGGGCAAGACCACGCTGGCGCACGTGATCAGCCAGGCGGTGGAGGGCCGGTTCGTCGAGCTCTCGGCGATCACGCACGGCGTCAAGGAGGTCCGGGCGGTGATCGACGGCGCCCGGCGCGCGGTCGGGATGAGCGGCCGGGAGACCGTGCTGTTCCTGGACGAGATCCACCGCTTCTCCAAGGCCCAGCAGGACTCGCTGCTGCCCGCCGTGGAGAACCGCTGGGTCACCCTGATCGCCGCGACCACCGAGAACCCGTACTTCTCGGTCATCTCCCCGCTGCTGTCGCGCTCCCTGCTGCTGACCCTGGAGTCGCTCACCGACGAGGACGTCCGGATCCTGCTGCGCCGGGCCACCGCCGACGAGCGGGGCCTGGGCGGCAGCGTCGAGCTGAGCCCGGAGGCCGAGGACCACCTGGTCCGGCTGGCCGGCGGCGACGCCCGGCGGGCGCTGACCACGCTGGAGGCGGCGGCCGGGGCGGCGCTGGAGCAGGGCGAGAAGGTGCTGACCCTGGCGGCGACCGAGACCGCGGTGAACCAGGCCGCGGTGCGCTACGACCGGGACGGCGACCAGCACTACGACGTGGCCAGCGCGCTGATCAAGTCGATCCGCGGCAGCGACGTGGACGCCACCCTGCACTACCTGGCCCGGATGATCGAGGCGGGCGAGGACCCGCGGTTCATCGCCCGCCGCCTGATGATCTCCGCCAGCGAGGACGTCGGCCTGGCCGACCCGACCGCGCTGCCCACCGCCGTCGCCGCCGCCCAGGCGGTCGCGCTGATCGGCTTCCCGGAGGCCCGGATCATCCTCTCCCAGGCCGCGATCGCGCTGGCCCTGGCGCCCAAGTCGAACGCCGCGTACCTGGCCATCGACGCCGCCCTGGCGGACGTCCGGCAGGGCCTGGCCGGCGCGGTGCCCGCGCACCTGCGGGACGCGCACTACGGCGGCGCGAAGAAGATCGGGCACGGCAAGGGCTACCAGTACCCGCACGACCTGCCGGAGGGCATCGCCGCCCAGCAGTACGCGCCGGACGAGGTGCACGGCAAGGAGTACTACCGGCCGACCAGGCGCGGCGGCGAGGCCCGGTACGCGGACATCGCGGAGTGGACCAGGGCCCGGCTCAAGGGGGAGTAG
- the ppk2 gene encoding polyphosphate kinase 2: MPKKAYEDELLRLQRELVKLQEWVRTEGVRMVIVFEGRDAAGKGGAIKRVTEYLNPRIARIAALPAPTERQRGQWYFQRYAEQLPAAGEMVLFDRSWYNRAGVEKVMGFCTDEEYWQFLHQCPTFERMLVEAGILLRKYWFSVSDVEQERRFRDRLDDPMRQWKLSPMDVESITRWEDYSRAKDEMFVYTDIPESPWNVVESDDKRRARINMIAHLLSSVPYHEVVKPAVTLPPRPEPRGYQRPPRDLQKYVFDHAAAVLAQHGQ; the protein is encoded by the coding sequence ATGCCCAAGAAGGCGTACGAGGACGAACTGCTCCGGCTCCAGCGCGAACTGGTCAAGCTCCAGGAGTGGGTCCGCACCGAGGGCGTCCGGATGGTGATCGTCTTCGAGGGCCGGGACGCCGCCGGCAAGGGCGGCGCGATCAAGCGGGTCACCGAGTACCTCAACCCCCGGATCGCCCGGATCGCCGCCCTCCCGGCGCCCACCGAGCGCCAGCGCGGCCAGTGGTACTTCCAGCGCTACGCCGAGCAGCTGCCGGCGGCCGGCGAGATGGTCCTGTTCGACCGCTCCTGGTACAACCGGGCCGGCGTCGAGAAGGTGATGGGCTTCTGCACCGACGAGGAGTACTGGCAGTTCCTGCACCAGTGCCCCACCTTCGAGCGGATGCTGGTCGAGGCCGGGATCCTGCTGCGCAAGTACTGGTTCTCGGTCAGCGACGTCGAGCAGGAGCGCCGCTTCCGCGACCGGCTCGACGACCCGATGCGGCAGTGGAAGCTCTCCCCGATGGACGTCGAGTCCATCACCCGCTGGGAGGACTACTCGCGGGCCAAGGACGAGATGTTCGTCTACACCGACATCCCCGAGTCCCCCTGGAACGTGGTCGAGAGCGACGACAAGCGCCGGGCCCGGATCAACATGATCGCCCACCTGCTCTCCAGCGTCCCGTACCACGAAGTGGTCAAGCCCGCCGTCACCCTGCCGCCCCGCCCCGAGCCGCGCGGCTACCAGCGGCCCCCGCGCGACCTCCAGAAGTACGTCTTCGACCACGCCGCGGCCGTGCTGGCGCAGCACGGGCAGTAG
- a CDS encoding GNAT family N-acetyltransferase: MTVRTRVELPSDTAETRRVHMAAFPGPEEADLVDALRRDAAWLPALSLVAVDDREVVIGHALLTRLRIGNGKGLALAPVAVAPEWQRKGVGTAVVRAALDAAAQAGERVVVVLGDPDYYGRFGFTPAAGHRITGPFDVPETYFQALPLPGADGVPHGVCRYPAPFAEV, translated from the coding sequence ATGACCGTACGAACCAGAGTCGAACTCCCCTCCGACACCGCCGAGACGCGGCGGGTGCACATGGCGGCCTTCCCCGGCCCCGAGGAAGCGGACCTGGTGGACGCGCTGCGCCGCGACGCCGCCTGGCTGCCCGCCCTCTCGCTGGTCGCGGTGGACGACCGCGAGGTCGTCATCGGCCACGCGCTGCTCACCCGGCTGCGGATCGGCAACGGCAAGGGCCTCGCGCTCGCGCCCGTCGCGGTCGCCCCCGAGTGGCAGCGCAAGGGCGTCGGCACCGCCGTGGTGCGGGCCGCGCTGGACGCCGCCGCCCAGGCCGGCGAGCGCGTCGTGGTGGTGCTCGGCGACCCGGACTACTACGGCCGGTTCGGCTTCACCCCGGCCGCCGGGCACCGGATCACCGGCCCGTTCGACGTCCCGGAGACGTACTTCCAGGCCCTGCCGCTGCCCGGCGCCGACGGCGTCCCGCACGGCGTGTGCCGCTACCCCGCGCCGTTCGCCGAGGTCTGA
- the hisS gene encoding histidine--tRNA ligase, protein MSTFTAPKGTYDLLPPESATFLAIRERLSAPARRAGYGYIETPVFEDVKLFSRGVGESTDIVTKEMYNLTTKGGDELALRPEGTASVLRAALQANLHKQGNLPVKLWYSGSYYRYERAQKGRYRQFAQVGAEAIGAEDPALDAELIILADDAFRSLGLRDYRLLLNSLGDQRCRPAYRAALVAFLAGLDLDEETRRRAEINPLRVLDDKRESVQAQLGDAPKLRDHLCEECKAYDAKVRELLTANGVAFVDDPKLVRGLDYYTRTTFEFVHDGLGAQSAIGGGGRYDGLSEMIGGPALPSVGWALGVDRSYLALEAEGVALDLPAATSVYVVALGEEAKNVLFAKVVELRRAGVATDLAFGVKSIKNAMKSADRSGARFALIAGDRDLAEGVVQLKDLTTGEQTPVALAALVTTLKEKQL, encoded by the coding sequence TTGAGCACCTTCACCGCCCCCAAGGGCACCTACGACCTGCTCCCGCCCGAGTCGGCGACCTTCCTGGCGATCCGCGAGCGCCTCTCCGCGCCCGCCCGCCGCGCCGGGTACGGGTACATCGAGACCCCGGTCTTCGAGGACGTCAAGCTGTTCTCCCGCGGTGTCGGCGAGTCCACCGACATCGTCACCAAGGAGATGTACAACCTCACCACCAAGGGCGGCGACGAGCTCGCGCTGCGCCCCGAGGGCACCGCCTCGGTGCTGCGCGCCGCGCTCCAGGCGAACCTGCACAAGCAGGGCAACCTGCCGGTCAAGCTCTGGTACTCCGGCTCGTACTACCGCTACGAGCGCGCCCAGAAGGGCCGCTACCGCCAGTTCGCGCAGGTCGGCGCGGAGGCGATCGGCGCCGAGGACCCGGCGCTGGACGCCGAGTTGATCATCCTGGCCGACGACGCCTTCCGCTCGCTCGGGCTGCGCGACTACCGGCTGCTGCTCAACTCGCTCGGCGACCAGCGCTGCCGCCCGGCCTACCGGGCCGCCCTGGTCGCCTTCCTGGCCGGGCTCGACCTGGACGAGGAGACCCGCCGCCGCGCGGAGATCAACCCGCTGCGGGTGCTGGACGACAAGCGCGAGTCGGTGCAGGCCCAGCTCGGCGACGCGCCCAAGCTGCGCGACCACCTCTGCGAGGAGTGCAAGGCGTACGACGCGAAGGTGCGCGAACTGCTCACCGCCAACGGCGTCGCCTTCGTCGACGACCCCAAGCTGGTCCGCGGCCTGGACTACTACACCCGGACCACCTTCGAGTTCGTGCACGACGGCCTCGGCGCGCAGTCCGCGATCGGCGGCGGCGGCCGCTACGACGGCCTGTCCGAGATGATCGGCGGCCCGGCGCTGCCCTCGGTCGGCTGGGCGCTCGGCGTGGACCGCAGCTACCTCGCGCTGGAGGCCGAGGGCGTCGCCCTCGACCTGCCCGCCGCCACCTCGGTGTACGTCGTCGCGCTCGGCGAGGAGGCCAAGAACGTGCTGTTCGCCAAGGTGGTGGAGCTGCGCCGGGCCGGCGTGGCCACCGACCTGGCGTTCGGCGTCAAGAGCATCAAGAACGCCATGAAGTCCGCCGACCGCTCCGGCGCCCGCTTCGCGCTGATCGCCGGCGACCGGGACCTCGCCGAGGGCGTCGTCCAGCTCAAGGACCTGACCACCGGCGAGCAGACCCCCGTCGCCCTCGCGGCGCTCGTCACCACCCTGAAGGAGAAGCAGCTGTGA
- the aspS gene encoding aspartate--tRNA ligase, with protein sequence MIRTHDAGTLRAEQAGTTVTLAGWVARRRDHGGVAFIDLRDASGTVQVVVRDLESVHGLRSEYCVKVVGEVRVRPEGNENPDIPTGAVEVVVESIEVLSEAAPLPFQVAEYEPGSVNEEVRLRYRYLDLRREGPARALRLRSKVNHIIRTVMEENDFLDIETPYLTRSTPEGARDFLVPVRLQPGHWYALPQSPQLFKQLLMVAGMERYYQIARCFRDEDFRADRQPEFTQLDIEASFVDQEDVLALGEKIVGRIWKDVHGYEIPDPLPRLAYADAMARYGSDKPDVRFGQELTDLTAYFQGTEFRVFQAPYVGAVVMPGGASQPRKQLDAWQDWAKARGARGLAYVLVDAETGELRGPVAKNLSEEHLAGLAAAAGAKPGDAVFFAAGKKTASQELLGAARLEIGRRCDLIDESQWAFLWVVDFPMFEPIEDDKGEFQGWHAVHHPFTAPTAESLATFDTDPGSALSNAYDLVLNGSELGGGSIRIHQRDVQKRAFDAIGLSEEEAAAQFGFLLDAFNYGPPPHGGIALGLDRVVTLLGGYDTIRDVIAFPKTSTGGDPLTGAPTTITPAQRREAGVDAQPKAKDGAKDGVKSEAESGA encoded by the coding sequence GTGATCCGCACGCACGACGCGGGCACGCTCCGCGCGGAGCAGGCCGGCACCACCGTCACCCTGGCCGGCTGGGTGGCCCGCCGCCGCGACCACGGCGGTGTGGCCTTCATCGACCTGCGCGACGCCTCGGGCACCGTGCAGGTCGTGGTCCGCGACCTGGAGTCGGTGCACGGGCTGCGCTCCGAGTACTGCGTCAAGGTGGTCGGCGAGGTCCGGGTCCGCCCGGAGGGCAACGAGAACCCGGACATCCCGACCGGCGCCGTCGAGGTCGTCGTCGAGTCGATCGAGGTGCTGTCCGAGGCCGCGCCGCTGCCGTTCCAGGTCGCCGAGTACGAGCCCGGCTCGGTCAACGAGGAGGTGCGGCTGCGCTACCGCTACCTCGACCTGCGCCGCGAGGGCCCGGCCCGCGCGCTGCGGCTGCGCTCGAAGGTCAACCACATCATCCGCACGGTGATGGAGGAGAACGACTTCCTCGACATCGAGACCCCGTACCTGACCCGCTCCACCCCCGAGGGCGCCCGCGACTTCCTCGTCCCGGTCCGCCTCCAGCCGGGCCACTGGTACGCCCTGCCGCAGTCGCCGCAGCTGTTCAAGCAGCTGCTGATGGTGGCCGGCATGGAGCGGTACTACCAGATCGCCCGCTGCTTCCGCGACGAGGACTTCCGGGCCGACCGGCAGCCCGAGTTCACCCAGCTCGACATCGAGGCGTCGTTCGTCGACCAGGAGGACGTCCTGGCGCTCGGCGAGAAGATCGTCGGCCGGATCTGGAAGGACGTGCACGGGTACGAGATCCCCGACCCGCTGCCCCGGCTGGCCTACGCCGACGCGATGGCCCGCTACGGCTCCGACAAGCCGGACGTCCGCTTCGGCCAGGAGCTGACCGACCTCACCGCGTACTTCCAGGGCACCGAGTTCCGGGTCTTCCAGGCCCCGTACGTCGGCGCGGTCGTGATGCCCGGCGGCGCCTCGCAGCCCCGCAAGCAGCTCGACGCCTGGCAGGACTGGGCGAAGGCCCGCGGCGCCCGCGGCCTCGCGTACGTCCTGGTGGACGCCGAGACCGGCGAGCTGCGCGGCCCGGTCGCCAAGAACCTGTCCGAGGAGCACCTGGCCGGCCTGGCCGCCGCGGCCGGCGCCAAGCCGGGCGACGCGGTGTTCTTCGCCGCCGGCAAGAAGACCGCCTCGCAGGAGCTGCTCGGCGCCGCCCGGCTGGAGATCGGCCGCCGCTGCGACCTGATCGACGAGTCCCAGTGGGCGTTCCTCTGGGTCGTGGACTTCCCGATGTTCGAGCCGATCGAGGACGACAAGGGCGAGTTCCAGGGCTGGCACGCCGTGCACCACCCGTTCACCGCGCCGACCGCCGAGTCGCTCGCCACCTTCGACACCGACCCGGGCAGCGCGCTCTCCAACGCGTACGACCTGGTGCTGAACGGCTCGGAGCTGGGCGGCGGTTCGATCCGCATCCACCAGCGCGACGTGCAGAAGCGGGCGTTCGACGCGATCGGCCTGTCCGAGGAGGAGGCGGCCGCGCAGTTCGGCTTCCTGCTGGACGCCTTCAACTACGGCCCGCCGCCGCACGGCGGCATCGCGCTCGGCCTGGACCGCGTGGTCACCCTGCTGGGCGGCTACGACACCATCCGGGACGTCATCGCCTTCCCGAAGACCTCCACCGGCGGCGACCCGCTGACCGGCGCCCCCACCACCATCACCCCGGCCCAGCGCCGGGAGGCCGGCGTGGACGCCCAGCCCAAGGCCAAGGACGGCGCCAAGGACGGCGTCAAGTCCGAGGCGGAGAGCGGCGCCTGA
- a CDS encoding LysR family transcriptional regulator, whose translation MDVDTRMLRCLAVVGEEGQLTSAAARLGVSQPTLTKQVRALERELGVELFHRSRAGMTPTAAGAELLARAAPLLAGWEEALRAVRRAAAGAGGELRVGFEGSTINLLGRAAVEDFARRMPGWRLRMRQNDWFDESSGLASGVLDLALWHAPAALAERYACLPLGTEERWVVVAADHRLADRSEVDAAELWDEPFVAIPEQSGAWRGYWLGGPERGERPVRIGAVAHNADEWMAAVACGQGIGFAPRSVGRRAGRPDVRCLPVRGLGPSLVGLFRLPGRPATPAMEAFAESCRLHLEVQFRATGGGRSPEAAAAQTSANGAG comes from the coding sequence ATGGATGTGGACACCCGGATGTTGCGCTGCCTCGCGGTGGTCGGCGAGGAGGGCCAGCTGACCTCGGCGGCGGCCCGGCTGGGCGTGAGCCAGCCGACGCTGACCAAGCAGGTGCGGGCGCTGGAGCGGGAGTTGGGGGTGGAGCTGTTCCACCGCTCGCGGGCCGGGATGACGCCGACGGCGGCCGGCGCGGAGCTGCTGGCGCGCGCGGCGCCGCTGCTGGCCGGCTGGGAGGAGGCGCTGCGGGCGGTCCGGCGGGCGGCGGCCGGGGCGGGCGGGGAGCTGCGGGTCGGCTTCGAGGGCTCGACGATCAACCTGCTGGGCCGGGCCGCGGTGGAGGACTTCGCCCGCCGGATGCCGGGCTGGCGGCTCCGGATGCGGCAGAACGACTGGTTCGACGAGTCCTCCGGCCTGGCCTCCGGCGTGCTGGACCTGGCGCTGTGGCACGCCCCGGCGGCGCTGGCCGAGCGGTACGCGTGCCTGCCGCTGGGCACCGAGGAGCGCTGGGTGGTGGTGGCGGCCGACCACCGGCTGGCCGACCGGTCCGAGGTGGACGCGGCGGAGCTGTGGGACGAGCCGTTCGTGGCGATCCCGGAGCAGTCCGGGGCCTGGCGCGGCTACTGGCTGGGCGGTCCGGAGCGCGGCGAGCGGCCGGTGCGGATCGGCGCGGTGGCGCACAACGCGGACGAGTGGATGGCCGCGGTGGCCTGCGGGCAGGGGATCGGCTTCGCGCCGCGCTCGGTGGGCCGCCGGGCGGGCCGTCCGGACGTGCGCTGCCTGCCGGTGCGCGGGCTGGGCCCGAGCCTGGTGGGGCTGTTCCGGCTGCCGGGGCGGCCGGCCACGCCGGCCATGGAGGCGTTCGCCGAGTCCTGCCGGCTGCACCTGGAGGTGCAGTTCCGGGCGACCGGTGGCGGCCGGTCCCCCGAAGCGGCGGCCGCTCAGACCTCGGCGAACGGCGCGGGGTAG
- a CDS encoding ATP-binding protein, with translation MGSTSAAPGGRGPLPAEVTSFVGRAAELDALAALVGRARLVTVTGPGGVGKSRLALRAAARLAGGFPDGAHLAEVGPVRDPLLLGHAVLEALRLTDHTARPPLDVLVEQLADREALLVLDGCEHLVDACAELVDALLRAAPGLRVLATSRQSLRAAGEHLLPLAPLAVEPAAGRGEAEAVLLFADRAAAVLPGFRLEGRVRDGVALLCRRLDGIPLAVELAAGRLRALSVEQVAARLEDRFRLLTGGDRTAPARHQTLRTAIGWSHELCTMQERSLWARLAVFAGGFDLDAAEYVCAGNGLDADDVLELVDSLVDKSVLERLDGEGPARFRMLDTLREYGAGWLRTGDDEPRLRRRHRDWYLGVAAWGEVEWFGPRQPETAERTRLAHPNLRAALEFSLAEPGEEQQALVLAGTLWYFWVGTGHLGEGRHWLDRALALAPEPTDARAKALWVTGYLATLQGDLDRARPVLEECRRQALETGDDRALAYAVHRQGCAALIGDEPARAAELFEEALWHYDALGELNSNVLMAMFELALAHLFQGDEANGRAWMERVRETCEEHGEQWAYGYCLYAMAFARRQAGDLGRARALARESMRLNHLFRDLLGIVLAMDLLALLATEGPRADLFEARVLQGAAHRLWRAVGTPFFGSRSFNGPHLECERRARAGLTEEEHAAAFRLGSRLALDAAVRRALEGGPSPRERETPPRSGDRGGVPLAGQRE, from the coding sequence ATGGGCAGCACGTCGGCAGCGCCCGGGGGCCGCGGACCGCTGCCCGCCGAGGTGACCAGCTTCGTCGGCCGGGCCGCCGAACTCGACGCGCTGGCCGCGCTGGTGGGCCGGGCCCGGCTGGTCACGGTGACCGGCCCGGGCGGGGTGGGCAAGTCCCGGCTGGCGCTGCGGGCCGCCGCCCGGCTGGCCGGCGGCTTCCCGGACGGCGCGCACCTGGCCGAGGTCGGCCCGGTCCGCGACCCGCTGCTGCTCGGCCACGCCGTGCTGGAGGCGCTCCGGCTGACCGACCACACCGCCCGCCCGCCGCTGGACGTGCTGGTCGAGCAACTCGCCGACCGCGAGGCCCTGCTGGTGCTGGACGGCTGCGAGCACCTGGTCGACGCCTGCGCCGAGCTGGTGGACGCGCTGCTGCGCGCCGCGCCCGGCCTGCGGGTGCTCGCCACCTCCCGGCAGTCGCTGCGCGCCGCGGGCGAGCACCTGCTGCCGCTCGCCCCGCTGGCCGTCGAGCCGGCCGCCGGCCGGGGCGAGGCAGAGGCGGTGCTGCTGTTCGCCGACCGGGCGGCGGCGGTGCTGCCCGGCTTCCGGCTGGAGGGCCGGGTCCGGGACGGCGTGGCGCTGCTCTGCCGTCGGCTGGACGGCATCCCGCTGGCGGTCGAGCTGGCGGCGGGCCGGCTGCGGGCGCTCTCGGTCGAGCAGGTGGCCGCCCGGTTGGAGGACCGGTTCCGGTTGCTCACCGGCGGCGACCGGACGGCCCCGGCCCGGCACCAGACGCTGCGCACCGCGATCGGCTGGAGCCACGAACTCTGCACCATGCAGGAACGTTCCCTCTGGGCCCGGCTCGCGGTCTTCGCCGGCGGCTTCGACCTGGACGCCGCCGAGTACGTCTGCGCCGGCAACGGCCTGGACGCCGACGACGTGCTGGAACTCGTCGACTCGCTGGTCGACAAGTCCGTCCTGGAGCGGCTCGACGGCGAGGGCCCGGCCCGCTTCCGGATGCTCGACACGCTGCGCGAGTACGGCGCCGGCTGGCTGCGGACCGGCGACGACGAGCCCCGGCTGCGGCGCCGCCACCGCGACTGGTACCTGGGCGTCGCCGCCTGGGGCGAGGTCGAGTGGTTCGGCCCCCGGCAGCCCGAGACCGCCGAGCGCACCCGGCTCGCCCACCCCAACCTGCGCGCCGCGCTGGAGTTCTCGCTCGCCGAGCCCGGCGAGGAGCAGCAGGCCCTCGTGCTGGCCGGCACCCTCTGGTACTTCTGGGTCGGCACCGGCCACCTCGGCGAGGGCCGGCACTGGCTGGACCGGGCCCTGGCGCTCGCCCCCGAGCCCACCGACGCCCGGGCCAAGGCGCTCTGGGTCACCGGCTACCTGGCCACCCTCCAGGGCGACCTGGACCGGGCCCGCCCGGTCCTGGAGGAGTGCCGCCGGCAGGCCCTGGAGACCGGCGACGACCGGGCGCTGGCCTACGCCGTCCACCGGCAGGGCTGCGCGGCCCTGATCGGCGACGAGCCGGCCCGCGCCGCCGAGCTGTTCGAGGAGGCGCTGTGGCACTACGACGCGCTCGGCGAGCTCAACTCCAACGTCCTGATGGCCATGTTCGAACTGGCCCTGGCCCACCTCTTCCAGGGCGACGAGGCGAACGGCCGGGCCTGGATGGAGCGGGTCCGGGAGACCTGCGAGGAGCACGGCGAGCAGTGGGCGTACGGGTACTGCCTGTACGCGATGGCCTTCGCCCGGCGGCAGGCCGGCGACCTGGGCCGGGCCCGGGCCCTCGCCCGCGAGTCGATGCGGCTCAACCACCTGTTCCGCGACCTGCTGGGCATCGTGCTGGCGATGGACCTGCTGGCGCTGCTGGCCACCGAGGGCCCGCGCGCCGACCTGTTCGAGGCCCGGGTGCTGCAGGGCGCCGCGCACCGGCTCTGGCGGGCCGTCGGCACCCCGTTCTTCGGCTCCCGCTCGTTCAACGGCCCGCACCTGGAGTGCGAGCGGCGGGCCCGGGCCGGCCTGACCGAGGAGGAGCACGCGGCGGCCTTCCGGCTCGGCTCCCGGCTCGCCCTGGACGCCGCGGTCCGCCGCGCCCTGGAGGGCGGCCCGTCCCCCCGGGAACGGGAAACGCCCCCGCGGTCCGGAGACCGAGGGGGCGTTCCGCTCGCGGGTCAGCGCGAGTAG
- the rpsD gene encoding 30S ribosomal protein S4 gives MANQKRPKVKIARALGVPLTPKSVKYFEARPYPPGQHGRGRKQNSDYKVRLTEKQRLRAQYDLSEKQMARAFEAAKKIEGKTGEALVGLLEVRLDALVLRSGIARTIYQARQMVVHGHIEVNGAKVNKPSFQLKPGYVVTVKEKSKEKVPFQVAREGGNAGEGQTPKYLEVNLKALAFRLDRAPQRREVPVVCDEQLVVEYYSR, from the coding sequence ATGGCGAACCAGAAGCGCCCCAAGGTCAAGATCGCCCGTGCCCTCGGCGTTCCGCTGACCCCGAAGTCCGTCAAGTACTTCGAGGCCCGTCCGTACCCGCCCGGCCAGCACGGCCGCGGCCGCAAGCAGAACTCTGACTACAAGGTCCGTCTGACCGAGAAGCAGCGTCTGCGCGCGCAGTACGACCTCAGCGAGAAGCAGATGGCGCGTGCCTTCGAGGCCGCCAAGAAGATCGAGGGCAAGACGGGCGAGGCCCTGGTCGGCCTGCTGGAGGTCCGCCTCGACGCCCTGGTCCTGCGTTCGGGCATCGCCCGCACCATCTACCAGGCCCGTCAGATGGTCGTGCACGGCCACATCGAGGTCAACGGCGCGAAGGTCAACAAGCCGTCGTTCCAGCTGAAGCCGGGCTACGTCGTCACGGTCAAGGAAAAGTCCAAGGAGAAGGTCCCCTTCCAGGTGGCTCGCGAGGGCGGCAACGCCGGCGAGGGCCAGACCCCGAAGTACCTCGAGGTCAACCTGAAGGCCCTGGCCTTCCGCCTGGACCGCGCGCCGCAGCGCCGCGAGGTCCCGGTCGTGTGCGACGAGCAGCTCGTCGTCGAGTACTACTCGCGCTGA